The genome window GAAATCGTTGGTATTAAAGACACTCAAAAAACTACTGTTACAGGTATCGAGATGTTCCGAAAAGAGATGGAAGAGGGTCGAGCTGGTGATAATGCTGGTATTCTTTTAAGAGGTATCAAAAAAGAGCAAGTTGAAAGAGGACAAGTTCTTTGTAAGCCAGGCTCAATTACTCCACACAAGAAATTTGAAGCGGAAGTTTATATCCTTTCAAAAGACGAAGGTGGAAGACATACTCCATTCTTTAATGGTTACCGACCTCAGTTCTATGTTAGAACAACTGACGTTACAGGTTCAATCACTTTACCAGAAGGTACTGAGATGGTTATGCCTGGAGACAACCTTAAAATTACAGCTGAATTAATCAACTCTATCGCGATGGAAGAAGGAACTAAATTCGCTATCCGAGAAGGTGGTAGAACAGTTGGAGCTGGAATCGTTACTAAGATTACAGAGTAGTAGCAGATGAGAGAAATTATACATTTAGCTTGTGAAGAGTGTTCGCGAAGAAACTATCACACAACTAAAAATAAGAAAAACCATCCAGCAAAATTTGAGACTAAAAAGTATTGCAAATTTTGCCAAAAACACACAAATCACAAAGAAGCTAAGCTTTAAGATGATTTCTCCCCTTTTTGGGGAAACTTTCAAAAACCATAGGTCAGTAGCTCAGTTGGTAGAGTCCCGGTCTCCAAAACCGGTTGTCGTGGGTTCGAGCCCCTCCTGGCCTGCCACAATTCAAAGGAATCAAACATATCATGGAAAAGTTAATTAAAGCTTTTAGAGATGCTAAGGTTGAATTATCTAAAGTAATTTTCCCCACAAAATCTCAAGTCAAAAGTGCGTTTTTTTCTGTTTTTGTCGTCGTTACAATAATTTCACTATTTTTAGCATTAGTTGATTTTACAATGTCATCTTCTCTTTCTGCTATTTTAGGATAAAATTCAGATTCTAAAAAGTTGTTGAGGATAAACAGATGGTTGAAAACGAACATAAATGGTACACGATCAGAACATATGCTGGACGAGAACAATATGTAAAAAAGGCTCTTCTTTATATGATTGAAGATGAAAATCTTCAGGCAGTTATTAAAGAAGTTGTTGTCCCAACAGAAGATATAATCGATAATAAAGATGGAAAAAAGCGTATTATTGAAAGGTCTCTCTTTTCAGGATATGTCTTTGCTAACATGCTTTTAGATTCAGCAAATGAGCTTGTTTCAAGAGTTCAATCTATTTCAAGTGTTTCAGGTTTTATCGGCGATAAGTATGGTCCAACACCACTTAGCGAAAAAGATATTGAAAAAATTCTAAATAAAGTCCATAATCGACCTGCTCCAAGACCTAAAGTTGCATTTCTTAAAGGTGAGTCAGTTCGAATTAATGAGGGTTCATTTAAGAATTTCCAAGCAACAGTTGAAGATTATGATATTGAGACAGGAACATTGAAACTAAATGTTCTAATTTTGGGAAGACCCTC of Thiovulum sp. ES contains these proteins:
- a CDS encoding transcription termination/antitermination factor NusG (PFAM: Transcription termination factor nusG~TIGRFAM: transcription termination/antitermination factor NusG), with protein sequence MVENEHKWYTIRTYAGREQYVKKALLYMIEDENLQAVIKEVVVPTEDIIDNKDGKKRIIERSLFSGYVFANMLLDSANELVSRVQSISSVSGFIGDKYGPTPLSEKDIEKILNKVHNRPAPRPKVAFLKGESVRINEGSFKNFQATVEDYDIETGTLKLNVLILGRPSSTELPYSQVEKIEEDYNK
- a CDS encoding preprotein translocase, SecE subunit (PFAM: SecE/Sec61-gamma subunits of protein translocation complex~TIGRFAM: preprotein translocase, SecE subunit, bacterial); protein product: MEKLIKAFRDAKVELSKVIFPTKSQVKSAFFSVFVVVTIISLFLALVDFTMSSSLSAILG